GGGATGGTTCTGCATACCCAGACAAAGtatgctcaatggagaatctccatgcAAGTAGTCCAGGACTAGTGTAATTAATTTGTTAATCCATCCATAAGTGAGCATTGACTTGGTGTCCATCCACCTCTCCTATTTGTAGAGTACATAGCGCTCTATGGAACCAGTCCAGTGTGGTCTGACTACAGGAGGAACCACAAAGGCGGGATTCCTCCTCAGAAGACGCGCAAGACTTGCATTGTACGTGTAACAGAGCTGGTTCTGTGACAGTTCTCTGAGCTATTACCCAGGCTTTGGGGAGTGCACAGATGTCTTCCATGATGCTGTCTGCTCTATAACCCCATATTATTATATTCTCCACTAAACAGATGTGATTGCAACCTCACTTTGTTTCGTTTTCAGAGAGGAGACAAGATATGTGGGAACCCCTGTCCAATCTGTCGAGACTCCAATGTCATCATCCACTATCAGGTCTGGTCTCTCACTCATGGAACACACACATTGTGAGCAATGGAATATTAGATTACATTTGATTGGTTTTGTTCAGTTGACTTAACAGGCTATTCAATTTTGTTTGTAAATCAATGGCCCATTGTCTTCCTGTAGAATGTGAAGCTACTGCAACAGTTCATCAGTCCAAATACAGGCATTGTGTATGACTCCACACGGACAGGTAAGATATGTTCAATTTACCTAATGTATACAATTCTATGAATGAATCATCCATGCTGAATTCAGCAGGTGTTATCTAAACGCTTGCTGGTGTCATCAAAATAAGTTATTTGATTGACAAACACAGTCGACACTGAGGCTGCCAATGGGTGTTTcagtgactttaaaacatttcTCCATGAAGTAAACAACCTTTTGCAAGGTTTCAGGTAACTAAAGTGCCACATTTTATATTATCTCCGTCTACATTTTTATCCAGGAGTGTGTCAGAAACAGCAAAAGCAACTCAATCAGGCGATTGGCACTGCAAGAGACCATGGTAAGTTCAGCCTCTGTGACTAAGGAGCAGAATGCTAGAGCGCTACAGTAATAATGGAGAATTGCATTTTTGTGACCAGCCCAGTGCTTCAACAAGGCCACCAAAACAGAAAATGTAGTTCTCTACATGACATTGTCCATATTTTTTCCAGGGCTTCTACCCTTCCAGGTTCCTCATGTGGACTTCTCAGGAGAGGACTACTCCAACTGCCATGACGCAGTGGGCTcaacccctcctccccccaccatTACCTCAGGTGATCCTTGGTACCGGTGGTACCACACCATACAGCCGGACAAGACTGAAGTGGCTAAAGTCAAGAAGACCTATAAGGCATATTTGAAATAGATGAAAGACCTACCTGAAATTGATGAGGGAGTATCAGAGGAATTATGGTGAAAGTTTGAGGATTTAATTTGGTGATTCTGGACAGAGCACATTTTGTATATAAAACAAATTAGTGTCAAAATATTCAGATTGTTAGACAGTGTTTTGTTTTTGGACCTTAGACTAAAAATATGAAAGGCAATTTAGCCTTACGCTAAAACACATCACAGATTAATTCCAGGCTACAATTTATCAGCTCAGTTACAGTACATGCTACTATATGGACCATCCATGAGTAATCTGTCTAATCTCATATCCATGGTTTTGTATTTAAAGAGCAAGTGGTACAATAAAAACATGTAAGATGCAAAATCATTTATTTCATTGCCTTTTTGTCTGTAGGAAATACTTGATAATACAGGTATGTTTATTCCCAGTTAAGAGCTCTGTTTCTACATGTATGGAGCCAGTGGTAATGTATTGCCATTTCCTCTATTGTAAGTACTTCAGCATATTGCTTTCTTCCTGTCCCATCGCCCCATGAGACATGCCTATTCGTTCAGTCAAATTCTGAATTCCAAATCACCCCCTTGCCCAAGACACTTCTGGATCCTATCTTTTCAGATCtacaggtgtgtgtatatagggggGCAAGGGGGCAAGTTGTAGTTCTGAAAATGTATCTCATAGTACACCAGGGGTGCGTCTGAATAATCCAACGTGGCTTCCTTGACTTCAGCCATGATGTTTCCAAAAAAGTTCAGAATGATCGAGGAGacgaggaaaggaagccactttAGACTATGAAGATGCACCCCAGCATCAGTGGTGGGTTATATTGCATTACATTTCTATTTCCTCCTGGGGTCtgttcaaaatggcaccctattccctacatagtgcagtacatctgaccagggcccatagtgttctggtcaaaagtaatgcactatattaGGGAATAGAGCCCTGGTTCTGCTGTAGGTAGGTCACTCCTTGACCTTGTGGACCAGGGTCTCCCCCAGTGATTCCAGGACCTCCCGTTTGTAGTCCTCAAAGTCTCCGTCTATCTGGTTGACGGACCGGTCCTCCACCACCCACAGCTGACAGGCTGTCTCAGTGATCAGCCGGGCATCGTGACTCACAATGATCACCGCTGTGATTGGACAACAGGGAAGAGGATATAACCATAAGATATGAGAAACACTGATGTCCAAAGTCTCTACCAAAGGGCACTATCAACAGCATGCAAATTATGTGTTTGATGTTGACCGGCATTTTATTTATGCCATCACTACGCTACTTTCTGATCCTACATTTTAACAAAAATAAACATCCTCATACCTCCTTTGTACTCGTTGATAGCTTCTGATAAGGCATCGATCGACTCAATGTCCAGGTTGTTAGTAGGCTCATCCAGGATGAGAACGTCAGGTTGCCGACAGGCCAGCTCAGCAAACACCACTCTGGCTTTCTGACCACCTGTATGGAGAGGAACAAAGAGAAGACATTTAGAAGAACAGATCGACACACACTGGATGGTGTGTGGATGCGCGCGTGCATGTTTCTAATCCTAACCTGATAGCTTGGAGATCTGGATGGTGTGTGCGTGGCTCTCCAGTCCGAAGCGGCCCAGACACTTCCTGCTGTCCTGGTAGGGCAGGTTGAAGTTCCTCTGGAGGTACTCTGTAGCTGCCTCCTCCATGTTCAGCTGGTCAGCATACTGCTGGTTGAAGAAGCCCACCTTCAACCGATGGTTCTTTCTCATCTCCCCCTTGGACTGAAAGGCCAATCAACACACATTTAGCTTGACAGTTACACCCATCAGTACACAAACAGGTGCTGTATTTGTATATATAGATCATATGTATTGTTTGAAGGGAAACATACTGGATTTAACCTGCCCGTGAGAAGTAGTAATAGGGTACTCTTCCCGACTCCATTGGGTCCAACTATACAAACTGAACAAGGggggcaaaaaacaaaaaaaagagttAAGGTATAGTATGGAGGCTAATGACCAGAAAGTCCAACGTGTCGCAGGTATGCAAACAGAAAGGATTTCTACTTACTTCTAGTCTCCATGTCGATACCAAAGTCCACATTCTTGAAGAGGGGTTTGTGTCCCTCAAAGGCAAAGTCTACAcctgagacagagagcagagggttAAACAGGGATATACAAAAagtgagaggggaagagggggaaaaaaagagggaGAACTCACTGTGCAGTCcgaggatgggaggagagagagaaggggggttgGGGAAGGTGAATTTGACAGTGTACTCTTTGGGTCGTTTGAGCAACTCTGTAGCTTCCtgactctcctcctccactcctcccttctTCTTTCCCTTCGCTTGCTTCCTGGTCAAGGCTTCCTTAGTCTGCTTCTCctagagagcgagacagaaagcAGTGGATGATGGGAGaagtacagagacagagacggatcCAGGTAGAACCATGTCTAAACAGAGGTAGCTGTACTGTACTCACGGCCTGTTTGGTGGACTTCCCTCCAGCCTTGAGATCTTTGAGCTTCTTCTCCTGTTTGTCGTACTGTTTCTGGAGCTCCTTCTGCTTCTGAACGTACATCTTCTTAAACGTCActgagaaacggagagagagaagcttCAATCTATAGAACATGGATCTAACTgcaagtggctctggataagagctcctGCCAAATGTAAATGTGTATAGAACTAGTCATATACATTCCTTTTTTAATGTGTTGTTTGTGGGGTAGGAGAAAGAATGTACATCGCTAATAAACTCACGGTAATTCCCTCTGTAGTAGTAAAGTTTCTGGTTGTCCAAGTGAACTATGTCAGTACACACATCGTCCAGGAAACTCTGGTCGTGAGACACGATGAGGAGAGTCTTCTTCCAGCCCTGAAGGTAGCTAGGAGAGATTAACATATTAGCCACTGCAGTGGTATCATTCACAGATCCAGGGCAGAAAGAAGACCCATTGAGTAAGCAGCTGCATGTTGTGTGGCCCTGTGAAATAAATTATATTTAAGTAAAAGACTGTGTGTGGTGTGCCCTTACTTGTTGAGCCAGATGACAGCGTTGAGGTCAAGATGGTTGGTGGGCTCATCCAGCATCAGCAGGGTGGGCTCCATGAACAGAGCTCTGGTAGGAGAGAGCCACTGGAAGCTTAGAATTCATTTTCACTGTTTTTATCTACGTTACACTTTCGTTCATTTTTATTCTCTGTAAAAGTGACTTTGTAAAAATGCACTTTGAATTACGTTTGACTTGACCTGCAGAAGtagctgaagaaaaaaaaaatattgaagaaATTCCCATATTGCTAAAACCTCAAAATCAAATCCTTTCAGATGTATAGAATTGCCCTGGGAGGGCTAAGGGGTCAACAGATATGAGCTTAATTTGACCTATATTTTAACAGCACAATCCAAGATGGCAGCAAGTCGTTTGTGACTAGTAGTTTTCAACCTACTAATAACCTATTAACTAACAATGGAACAAATCTACAATTTCCTTGTTGTGTATTGCAAACTATTTAGTTTTGCTGGTGTAAAGATCGTGGGTCTCCCTCAACCTCGGATAACTTTTTTTCCACTATTTGCACTTCTTCACTTGAAGTTTACCAAAGTAACCCTCTCTCTGGCTGGTCTGGGTTCTATCCTCAGCTTTCCCTCTGCGGAGTGTCTCATCCAAGCTGCTTCTCTTCGCTCTCCACCTGGCTGTCAGAGGCAGCTCAACAATCCCCAAGCCCTTCTCTCAATCGACccccacatacatacacacaggccCTCTCTCACCTTACCTTTCCTTGGCCTCTATTTCTTACAGCTCTCAGAAAATTACAATTTGTGGTATTGCTTTGTGCACTGACTTTACTGAACTCTGGGTGAGTACATCTGAAAATGTGCTCTCCCGCCCATTAAACATTTTGTCTGCGGGAACTCGCTCTTTCACTCGGTCCACTCGTCCAAGTGCCGATGCATTTGGGGCATGATGTGAACAGTAAGAACTTGTGTCACTACCAAAGTCTAATGTTTTTAAATGACTTTTGTACTGTCTGGAAACTCACTTGTAGAGTTAGCTTGCAGTAGGTCTCTTAAAAAAAGAGAAGCCGTGCAAAGTTATTAAACAGAGGTGCCTAGTTATTCTTCTGTTGTTGATATCAGGTAACGTGCAGCCTAACCCTGGCCCTGATATGCAATGTCTCCAAACCCACTCTGATGTTAAATCTAGATCTGGTCTTGGTATTTTTCATTTAAAATGTACGCAGCCTGTTGTCAAAAATTGTTGGGGTTAGGATTTGGGCTAAATCAATAATGATGCAATTGTTTTTCCTGAAACCTGGCTCAGCAAGTCTGTTCTTGATAAGGATATTTGTATAAATGGTTACAATGTGTAATGCACTGATCAAGTTAAGGTGGGGGTGTGGCTGTATGTAAAGACTAAATTCGTTGTAAGTGTGGCAAAGTCTGAAACTATTTGGAAACAGTTGGAATTTCTTGCTTTGAATCTTGAGAATTCAAAGGGTCTCTTTataactgtgattggctgttatagaccccccccccccgctcttGGTGATGCTTTTTCTTCTCTGATGAACCTTGTCTAAACTTCTTTACAGTGTAATGATCTTGATTGGTGATCTCAACTGGTGTTGGTTAAAGCCATGTCTGATGAGTTTAAAATGTATTGTAATTCTCTGACTCTTACCCAGTTGATTAACTCACCCAAATCTCAAATGTCCAGATAAATCTACCCTGATTGATTAGATATTGACAAATGGTCCACATAAATATTCTGCGGTTGGTGTTTTTTGTAACGATTTAAGAGACCATTGTGCTGTTGCTGTTAGAAATACTAAAAGGTTACTAAGACAAACCCACGCTTTATTCATAAGAGACATTTCAAGAGTTTTATTGAGCAGGCTTTCtttcatgatttgttttattttgactggagcAAGATTGAACTTATTCCTGATGTGGAAACTGGAAATTCTTTCATGATGGTTTTCTCCAAATAGTAAACAAACATGCCCCATTCCGCAGGTTCGGGGTTAAAGGGCGGGATAATGCATGGTTTTCTGAGCTGTCTTGTATTATTCACAAACCTCATCTAGCCtgggctaaagcaaggaaatcatgttctgatgctgattggcttCTTTTTAGGCAGCCAAGAAACAAGTGTTCTTTTCTTCTCAGGAAGTCCCagtctgaatattttatgtctgtaaccactgataacctgaatagggggcagtatttgcacggccggataaaaaaacgtacccgatttaatctggttactactcctgcccagtaactagaatatgcatataattgtttgattttgatagaaaacaccctaaagtttctaaaactgtttgaatggtgtctgtgagtataacagaactcatatggcagtcaaaaccctgagacaaatcctgacaggaaactgaaatctgatgtgtggatatcacttcaaacatttgccattgaaacacacaggggcttgtgattcatttagcacttcctatggcttccactagatgtccccagtctttacaaagtggtttgagtctcctactatcaaaattgactgaaagagagcctgtttatcttggtcacaggggatgggccattaccattgtgacgtcggcgcccatgggtactctcccttttcgaaacgttttgaaagacaatgcaaccgtcccaatggaatattattgaagccctggttgaaaaagcccctaaagatttatgttatacaacgtttgacatgtttga
This genomic interval from Salmo salar chromosome ssa27, Ssal_v3.1, whole genome shotgun sequence contains the following:
- the mrps18b gene encoding small ribosomal subunit protein mS40 encodes the protein MAASIRGVGRVLCRVTPLLLQNIRQNKSVPVRLCTQAVFPGVQSSLSLCTAASPEIPSDAAEAEQALARYKDRPWDYLESEEYIALYGTSPVWSDYRRNHKGGIPPQKTRKTCIRGDKICGNPCPICRDSNVIIHYQNVKLLQQFISPNTGIVYDSTRTGVCQKQQKQLNQAIGTARDHGLLPFQVPHVDFSGEDYSNCHDAVGSTPPPPTITSGDPWYRWYHTIQPDKTEVAKVKKTYKAYLK